The Pseudomonas sp. IAC-BECa141 genome contains the following window.
CACCGCCGTGGTGCCCGAACCCGGAACGCCGAGGGTCAGCATCGGCACCAGCGCGCCGCAAGCGGAGGCACCGATGGCGGTTTCCGGCGCAGCGAGGCCGCGAGCGTCGCCCTGACCGAACTTGCCGCTGGCTCCGGCGATGCGTTTCTCGGTCATGTAGGCAACGGCGCTGGCCAGGGTCGCGCCGGCACCCGGCAACACACCCATGATGAAACCGAGCAGGCCGCAACGGATGTTCACCACGAACACCGAAGCCGCTTCCTTGAAGTTGAACATCATCCGGCCGGTGGCTTTTACCGCTTCCTGGCCGCGATGGGTTTTTTCAAGCAACAAGAGAATTTCGCTGACCGAGAACAGGCCCAGTACCAGCACCACGAACTGAATGCCGTCAGTCAGGTGAATGTTGTCGCCGGTGAAACGGTACACGCCACTATTGGCGTCGATGCCGACGCTGGACAGGAACAGGCCGATCAACGCCGCGATGAAGGTTTTCAGCGGTCGGTCACCGGCCATGCCGCCCAGGCAGACAATCGCGAACACCATCAGCACGAAATATTCCGCCGGCCCGAAGGCAATCGCCCATTTCGCCAGCAGCGGTGCGAACAGCACCATGCCGCAGGTGGCGATGAAGGCGCCGATGAACGAACTCCATGCCGACAACGACAGCGCCACGCCAGCCAGGCCTTTGCGGGCCATCGGGTAGCCGTCGAGAGTGGTCATCACGGTGGAGGCTTCGCCGGGGATGTTCAGCAGAATCGAACTGATCCGGCCGCCGTATTCGCAGCCCAGATACACCGCTGCCAGCAGGATCAGAGCCGATTCCGGTGGCAAGCCGAGGGCGAATGCGATGGGGATCAGCAGCGCTACGCCATTGATCGGCCCCAGACCCGGCAACAAGCCGACCACGGTGCCGATCAGCGTGCCGGTCAGGGCCGTGACCAGGTTGTACGGACTCAGCGCGACGCCGAAGCCCTGACCCAAATAACCGAGAGTATCCATATCAGTTCTCCAGAACGTCGAGCAGGCCGAGGGGCAGCGGAACGTCCATCAAACGGTCGAACAGCAGGTAAAGACCTACGGCCATCAGGCTGATGATCACCACACTCGGCAACCAGCGGCCGCCGTACAGTCGGGCCATGGGTACGCCGACGATGATGCTGGCGACGATGAAACCAAGGGGTTCGAAAGTGCCGGCGAACACCAGCAGCAGGGCCACGCAGATGCCGATCTTGGTCAGGGTTTCGCGGTCCAGTGGCGGCTCGTCGTCGCTGTGCTTGATGGGCGCTGGACGAAAAACCATGTACAGCAACGCCAGGCCCATCAGGCCGAGCATCAGCAATGGAAACGCCCGGGGACCGACCGGTTCGTAGGAAAACGCCGCCTGGTAAGGCCACGCCATCAGTGCCAGGCCGACGCAGGCCAGCAACAGCACCGAGGCAAAAATGCGTTGAATAAGCATGAGGGAACTCCTGCCATGGCCCCGGTGAAAGGGCCATGGACGCTAGACAGAGACGATCACTGAATCAGGCCGAACTCTTTGGCCAGCACCTTGTAGTCCGCCACTTGCTTCTTGACGTAGGTGTCCAGCTCGGGACCGGTCATGGCGAACGGGAAGAGTTCACGCTGATCGCGCAGCTTGGCGAAGTCGTCGGAGGCCAGCAGTTTGTCGAAGGAGGCTTTCCACCAGGCGTAGTCTTCATCGCTGACTTTCGGCCCGAGGTAGAAACCGCGCACCACCGGCCAGACGATGTCGTAGCCCTGTTCGCGGGCAGTCGGGATGTCTTTCATTTCCGGCTCGTCCAGGCGTTTCTCGGCAAACACGGCCAGCAGGCGCATGTCACCACTCTGGATGTGCGGCATGGAGTCGGAGATGTCGGTACTGCCGACCTGGATGTGGCCGCCGAGCAGGGCGGTAGCGATCTCGCCGCCACCTTCGAGGGCGACGTAGCGCAGGTCGCGCGGGTTGATCCCGGCGGCTTTAGCGATCAGTGCGGTCTGCATCCAGTCCTGGCTGCCGACGGTGCCGCCGGAGCCGATGACCACGGAGCTCGGATCTTTCTTCAGCGCTTGCACGAGATCGTCGAGGGTTTTGTAGGGGGAGTCGTTTTTCACCGCGATGGCGCCGTAGCTGGTGCCGACCGCCGCCAGCCAGCGCACGTTGGTTTCATCGAACCGACCGAACTTGCCTTGGGCCAGGTTCAACAGCGAACCGCTGGACCACGCCACCAAAGTGCCCGCATCAGCCGGACGCTGCGCCACGACGGCGTTGTACGCCAC
Protein-coding sequences here:
- a CDS encoding Bug family tripartite tricarboxylate transporter substrate binding protein, with amino-acid sequence MNRSLRRFALAAGCVLFAGQLMAEPKRPECIAPASPGGGFDLTCKLAQSALVNEKLLTKPMRVTYMPGGVGAVAYNAVVAQRPADAGTLVAWSSGSLLNLAQGKFGRFDETNVRWLAAVGTSYGAIAVKNDSPYKTLDDLVQALKKDPSSVVIGSGGTVGSQDWMQTALIAKAAGINPRDLRYVALEGGGEIATALLGGHIQVGSTDISDSMPHIQSGDMRLLAVFAEKRLDEPEMKDIPTAREQGYDIVWPVVRGFYLGPKVSDEDYAWWKASFDKLLASDDFAKLRDQRELFPFAMTGPELDTYVKKQVADYKVLAKEFGLIQ
- a CDS encoding tripartite tricarboxylate transporter TctB family protein, producing MLIQRIFASVLLLACVGLALMAWPYQAAFSYEPVGPRAFPLLMLGLMGLALLYMVFRPAPIKHSDDEPPLDRETLTKIGICVALLLVFAGTFEPLGFIVASIIVGVPMARLYGGRWLPSVVIISLMAVGLYLLFDRLMDVPLPLGLLDVLEN
- a CDS encoding tripartite tricarboxylate transporter permease, which translates into the protein MDTLGYLGQGFGVALSPYNLVTALTGTLIGTVVGLLPGLGPINGVALLIPIAFALGLPPESALILLAAVYLGCEYGGRISSILLNIPGEASTVMTTLDGYPMARKGLAGVALSLSAWSSFIGAFIATCGMVLFAPLLAKWAIAFGPAEYFVLMVFAIVCLGGMAGDRPLKTFIAALIGLFLSSVGIDANSGVYRFTGDNIHLTDGIQFVVLVLGLFSVSEILLLLEKTHRGQEAVKATGRMMFNFKEAASVFVVNIRCGLLGFIMGVLPGAGATLASAVAYMTEKRIAGASGKFGQGDARGLAAPETAIGASACGALVPMLTLGVPGSGTTAVMIGALSLYNITPGPLLFQQQPDIVWGLIASLFIANIMLVILNIPMIRIFTRILAVPNWALVPVIAIITGIGVYAVHATTFDLFLMVGIGIFGYILRKLDFPLSPVLLGFILGGLMEQNLRRALSISNGALEILWSSPITFGVWVLTAIMLLMPLLRIWRKRSAAQRAIADV